In one window of Musa acuminata AAA Group cultivar baxijiao chromosome BXJ3-2, Cavendish_Baxijiao_AAA, whole genome shotgun sequence DNA:
- the LOC103976245 gene encoding uncharacterized protein LOC103976245 isoform X2 has product MYEYNGRVGWLEKGLSSQSYPFSISFSEFFVVVASLLVMDQDFRARQAAMYRAGTGAAPAPSFYPRVNSAAAAPPDRGASFHHPASSAPPPSSSGLGIKVMIKPEYHITPPQLAPQMPEVPRSKFQFDFEFEKQILAEAEKESQNWSRITAENQQSKMSSASSSSSPSMASTGDPIVDKYVASGLRREAVSLAVLNYGDNPVKVREFVKGYNILREMGFSSKNVAEALAIYDNDTDKAVAHFLNTSQ; this is encoded by the exons ATGTACGAGTATAATGGTCGGGTTGGTTGGTTGGAGAAGGGTTTGAGTTCGCAGTCCTACCCCTTCTCGATTTCGTTCTCCGAGTTCTTCGTGGTCGTCGCTTCCCTCCTCGTCATGGATCAAGACTTCCGCGCCCGGCAGGCCGCCATGTACCGCGCCGGCACCGGCGCCGCCCCCGCCCCCTCCTTCTACCCCAGGGTCAATTCCGCCGCGGCTGCTCCGCCCGATCGCGGAGCTTCTTTTCATCACCCTGCTTCCTctgctcctcctccctcttcgtcTG GACTTGGCATCAAAGTCATGATAAAGCCAGAATATCATATAACACCT CCTCAGTTGGCTCCACAAATGCCTGAGGTTCCTCGTAGCAAGTTCCAATTTGATTTTGAGTTTGAGAAACAAATACTAGCTGAGGCCGAGAaagagagtcagaattggagcagaATTACAGCTGAAAACCAGCAATCAAAGATGTCGTctgcatcatcatcttcatctcctTCGATG GCATCAACAGGGGATCCAATTGTGGATAAGTATGTTGCCTCTGGGCTTCGACGTGAAGCAGTGTCACTTGCTGTTCTGAATTATGGAGACAATCCAGTGAAG GTGAGAGAATTTGTAAAAGGGTACAACATTCTCCGTGAGATGGGATTCTCCTCAAAAAATGTGGCAGAAGCGCTGGCTATTTATGATAATGACACTGACAAGGCTGTTGCCCACTTCCTCAACACTTCACAGTGA
- the LOC103975468 gene encoding serine/threonine-protein phosphatase PP1 yields MPMDAAVLDDIIRRLLEVKGGRTVKNAQLTDADIRQLCGASKEIFVSQPNLLELEAPIKICGDIHGQYTDLLRLFEYGGYPPEANYLFLGDYVDRGKQSIETICLLLAYKIKYPENFFLLRGNHECASINRIYGFYDECKRRYNVRLWKVFTDCFNCLPVAALVDDKILCMHGGLSPELNSLDQIRNIARPIDVPDQGLLCDLLWSDPDKDIEGWGENDRGVSYTFGPDIVAEFLQKHDLDLVCRAHQVVEDGYEFFAKRQLVTIFSAPNYCGEFDNAGAMMSVDDTLTCSFQILKPADKKKGFGNNLLKPGTPPRKGGKG; encoded by the exons ATGCCGATGGATGCGGCAGTGCTGGATGACATCATACGGCGGCTTTTGGAGGTCAAGGGCGGTCGGACTGTCAAGAACGCGCAGCTGACGGACGCAGATATCCGGCAGCTCTGTGGTGCGTCGAAGGAGATCTTTGTCAGCCAGCCCAATCTGCTGGAGCTTGAGGCGCCCATCAAGATATGCG GAGATATTCATGGCCAATATACTGATCTTCTACGGCTTTTTGAATATGGTGGGTACCCACCTGAAGCAAATTATTTGTTCCTTGGGGATTATGTTGATCGTGGTAAGCAGAGCATAGAAACCATATGTCTACTCCTTGCATACAAGATTAAGTACCCAGAGAACTTCTTCCTTCTAAGGGGTAATCATGAATGTGCTTCGATTAATCGTATATATGGGTTTTATGATGAGTGCAAGAGAAGATATAATGTTCGTTTGTGGAAAGTTTTTACGGATTGTTTCAACTGCCTTCCGGTTGCTGCACTTGTTGATGACAAAATATTATGTATGCATGGGGGTCTATCTCCTGAATTAAATAGTTTGGACCAGATCCGAAATATTGCTCGTCCAATAGATGTTCCAGACCAAGGTCTTCTTTGTGATTTGTTATGGTCAGACCCTGACAAAGATATTGAGGGATGGGGAGAAAACGATAGAGGCGTCTCTTATACTTTTGGGCCTGACATAGTAGCTGAGTTTCTTCAGAAGCATGATCTAGATCTCGTCTGTCGAGCTCACCAG GTTGTGGAAGATGGTTATGAATTTTTTGCAAAGCGGCAGCTGGTGACGATATTCTCTGCCCCAAACTATTGTGGGGAATTCGATAATGCTGGTGCTATGATGAGCGTAGATGACACTCTGACATGTTCATTTCAAATTCTTAAACCAGCCGACAAGAAAAAGGGGTTTGGGAATAATCTGTTAAAACCAGGAACACCTCCCAGAAAG GGAGGGAAAGGTTGA
- the LOC135631219 gene encoding large ribosomal subunit protein eL37z-like: protein MGKGTGSFGKRRNKTHTLCVRCGRRSFHLQKSRCGACGYPSSRIRKYNWSVKAIRRKTTGTGRMRYLRHVPRRFKSNFREGTQAAPRKKAVAAA from the exons ATG GGGAAGGGAACCGGGAGCTTCGGCAAGCGGCGGAACAAGACCCACACCCTCTGCGTCCGCTGCGGCCGCCGCAGCTTTCACCTCCAGAAGAGCCGCTGCGGAGCCTGCGGCTATCCTTCCAGCCGGATCCGCAAAT ATAATTGGAGTGTGAAGGCGATCCGGAGGAAGACGACGGGAACTGGGAGGATGAGGTACCTCCGCCATGTCCCACGCCGCTTCAAGAGCAACTTCCGCGAAG GTACTCAAGCGGCTCCCCGGAAGAAGGCAGTGGCTGCAGCGTAG
- the LOC103975465 gene encoding probable inactive dual specificity protein phosphatase-like At4g18593: METDQKPQTLYRCKRCRRIVASQGNVVPHEQGKGESCFKWNKRSDPSNTDKKPECSSIFVEPMKWMEAVEGGHVEEKLWCLGCKARLGSFNWAGMQCSCGAWVNPAFQLHKSRIDESTC; this comes from the exons ATGGAAACTGATCAGAAACCTCAAACTTTGTACCGCTGCAAAAGATGCCGCCGCATTGTTGCCTCACAAGGGAACGTGGTACCACACGAACAAGGTAAAGGAGAATCTTGTTTCAAATGGAACAAACGAAGCGACCCATCGAACACCGATAAGAAACCTGAATGTTCCTCAATATTTGTGGAGCCTATGAAGTGGATGGAAGCAG TGGAAGGCGGCCATGTCGAGGAGAAACTTTGGTGCTTAGGTTGCAAAGCTCGTTTAGGCTCATTCAACTGGGCAGGGATGCAGTGCAGCTGTGGAGCATGGGTTAATCCAGCATTTCAACTGCACAAGAGTCGAATTGATGAATCTACTTGTTGA
- the LOC103975467 gene encoding phosphatidylinositol 4-phosphate 5-kinase 10: protein MEQKLVLSEQEPSYLDFTSTSSLLLWCSIDSKGTHTEFQWTDYSAAVFRNLQEFDEINFDDYSDSMRRRETLKLLFSNKKNVTSLRLPHDDRFILKIISKSQMKVFLEMLPKYYQHVKTYMNTLLASFYGLHVVKPRGGQKVRFIVTRNVLQSDSRIHKHFVIRGSPHSYHVNKAGDEEDLNMTFHLHTSHRNKILMQLKHDCNFLEEAGITHYSLLLGMHICSTPFEAALQVRHSPRYSTGSADCSESSDGPESEHGDADQDLSSDDDTTSSCSTETEDRLGFKMAARAVGFRKRESNVVSTHTAGTVQPNNVNLFFGITDILQHYSVRKHIEHVLKSLQTDHPSVSGVNPKGYSTHFQECVSKIFPENDFDINML, encoded by the exons ATGGAGCAAAAACTTGTGCTTTCAGAGCAGGAACCTTCATATCTTGATTTCACTTCCACGTCATCTCTTTTGCTATGGTGCTCTATTGATTCTAAAGGCACACATACTGAGTTTCAGTGGACTGATTATAGTGCTGCAGTTTTCAG GAATCTTCAAGAGTTtgatgaaattaattttgatgactaTTCGGATTCAATGCGTCGTCGTGAAACCTTAAAGCTTCTTTTTTCAAATAAAAAGAATGTTACTTCTCTCCGTTTACCCCATGATGATAGGTTCATCTTGAAGATCATAAGCAAATCACAAATGAAG GTCTTCTTGGAAATGCTACCAAAATATTATCAACATGTGAAGACATACATGAACACTTTACTAGCAAGCTTCTATGGGCTTCATGTTGTGAAGCCACGTGGTGGACAAAAG GTTCGCTTTATAGTAACCAGAAACGTTCTTCAGTCAGATTCAAGAATTCACAAGCATTTTGTTATCAGAGGTTCACCACATAGCTACCATGTGAACAAAGCTGGAGATGAGGAAGATCTGAACATGACTTTCCATCTACATACATCTCATCGGAATAAAATTCTGAT GCAATTAAAGCATGACTGCAATTTTTTGGAAGAAGCAGGCATCACACATTACTCTCTTTTGCTGGGAATGCATATTTGTTCAACACCTTTTGAAGCTGCTCTTCAAGTTCGCCACTCTCCGCGATATTCAACAG GTTCAGCTGATTGCAGTGAGAGTTCAGATGGACCTGAATCGGAGCATGGTGATGCAGATCAAGATTTGTCATCTGATGATGATACAACATCATCCTGCTCTACAGA AACTGAAGATAGACTTGGTTTCAAGATGGCAGCCCGGGCAGTTGGCTTCCGGAAAAGGGAAAGCAATGTGGTATCAACTCATACGGCAGGGACAGTGCAACCCAACAATGTGAACCTATTCTTTGGGATAACTGATATTCTTCAACATTACAGCGTGCGTAAGCACATAGAACATGTTTTGAAGTCTCTGCAAACGGACCATCCATCAGTCTCAGGAGTAAATCCCAAAGGGTATTCGACTCATTTTCAGGAATGCGTCTCCAAAATATTTccagaaaatgattttgatatcaaCATGCTATAG
- the LOC135631228 gene encoding abscisic acid receptor PYL3-like, translating into MVGISGAGVAAGRGAGSWRLADEMHPPGGGCRPVAAEYMRRFHCHEPEENQCSSAILKHIKAPVHLVWSLVRRFDEPQKYKPFVSRCIAQGDLGIGSLREVNVKSGLPATTSTERLEHLDDSEHILSFKIVGGDHRLKNYSSIVSAHPEIIDGRPGTLVIESFVVDVPDGNTKDETCYFVEVLIKCNLKSLAEISEHLPLQDHTEPICLDRGGDTGGVTSDVSGPSVH; encoded by the exons ATGGTGGGGATAAGCGGGGCAGGCGTTGCGGCGGGAAGAGGGGCAGGGTCGTGGCGGCTCGCCGACGAGATGCACCCTCCCGGCGGAGGTTGCCGCCCGGTGGCGGCGGAGTACATGAGGAGGTTCCACTGCCACGAGCCGGAGGAGAACCAGTGCAGCTCCGCCATCCTCAAGCACATCAAAGCCCCCGTCCATCTC GTGTGGTCTCTTGTTAGGAGATTTGATGAGCCACAGAAGTACAAGCCTTTTGTGAGCAGGTGCATCGCACAAGGGGATCTGGGAATCGGGAGCTTGAGGGAGGTTAATGTGAAATCTGGACTCCCTGCCACCACCAGCACTGAAAGGTTGGAGCATCTCGACGACAGTGAACACATCCTCAGCTTTAAGATTGTTGGAGGGGACCATAGGCTCAAG AACTATTCATCCATTGTAAGTGCCCATCCTGAAATCATTGATGGGAGACCAGGGACGCTGGTGATCGAATCATTTGTAGTGGATGTGCCTGATGGGAACACCAAGGACGAGACTTGCTACTTTGTGGAGGTCTTGATCAAATGCAACCTCAAATCCCTGGCTGAAATATCTGAGCATCTGCCACTTCAGGACCACACAGAGCCAATTTGTCTGGACAGAGGTGGAGACACGGGTGGGGTTACAAGTGATGTTTCAGGGCCTTCAGTTCATTAA
- the LOC103976245 gene encoding uncharacterized protein LOC103976245 isoform X1, producing the protein MYEYNGRVGWLEKGLSSQSYPFSISFSEFFVVVASLLVMDQDFRARQAAMYRAGTGAAPAPSFYPRVNSAAAAPPDRGASFHHPASSAPPPSSSAAGLGIKVMIKPEYHITPPQLAPQMPEVPRSKFQFDFEFEKQILAEAEKESQNWSRITAENQQSKMSSASSSSSPSMASTGDPIVDKYVASGLRREAVSLAVLNYGDNPVKVREFVKGYNILREMGFSSKNVAEALAIYDNDTDKAVAHFLNTSQ; encoded by the exons ATGTACGAGTATAATGGTCGGGTTGGTTGGTTGGAGAAGGGTTTGAGTTCGCAGTCCTACCCCTTCTCGATTTCGTTCTCCGAGTTCTTCGTGGTCGTCGCTTCCCTCCTCGTCATGGATCAAGACTTCCGCGCCCGGCAGGCCGCCATGTACCGCGCCGGCACCGGCGCCGCCCCCGCCCCCTCCTTCTACCCCAGGGTCAATTCCGCCGCGGCTGCTCCGCCCGATCGCGGAGCTTCTTTTCATCACCCTGCTTCCTctgctcctcctccctcttcgtcTG CTGCAGGACTTGGCATCAAAGTCATGATAAAGCCAGAATATCATATAACACCT CCTCAGTTGGCTCCACAAATGCCTGAGGTTCCTCGTAGCAAGTTCCAATTTGATTTTGAGTTTGAGAAACAAATACTAGCTGAGGCCGAGAaagagagtcagaattggagcagaATTACAGCTGAAAACCAGCAATCAAAGATGTCGTctgcatcatcatcttcatctcctTCGATG GCATCAACAGGGGATCCAATTGTGGATAAGTATGTTGCCTCTGGGCTTCGACGTGAAGCAGTGTCACTTGCTGTTCTGAATTATGGAGACAATCCAGTGAAG GTGAGAGAATTTGTAAAAGGGTACAACATTCTCCGTGAGATGGGATTCTCCTCAAAAAATGTGGCAGAAGCGCTGGCTATTTATGATAATGACACTGACAAGGCTGTTGCCCACTTCCTCAACACTTCACAGTGA